In the genome of Desulfuromonas sp. DDH964, one region contains:
- a CDS encoding PTS sugar transporter subunit IIA: MKIVDLLDPLAIAAELRGTTKNEVLGELTDALLRVEKSLGRDEVVRVLQERERLGSTGIGEGVAIPHGKLKDLDRLLISFGRSTSGVDFDSMDGKPAHLFFLLVAPEESVGIHLKTLARISKLLKNPQVRKRLLEGQDAADLQRIIAEEEEKL; the protein is encoded by the coding sequence ATGAAAATCGTTGATCTGCTGGACCCCCTGGCCATCGCTGCCGAACTTCGCGGGACGACCAAAAACGAAGTGCTGGGTGAGCTGACCGATGCCCTGCTGCGTGTCGAGAAATCCCTTGGCCGCGACGAGGTGGTGCGGGTGCTGCAGGAGCGGGAGCGCCTTGGCAGCACCGGCATCGGCGAAGGGGTGGCCATCCCCCATGGCAAGCTGAAGGATCTTGACCGTCTGCTGATTTCCTTTGGCCGCAGCACCTCCGGGGTCGACTTCGATTCGATGGATGGCAAGCCGGCCCATCTCTTTTTCCTCCTGGTTGCGCCGGAAGAGTCGGTCGGGATTCACCTCAAAACCCTGGCGCGCATTTCCAAGCTGCTGAAGAACCCGCAGGTCCGCAAGCGTTTGCTCGAAGGTCAGGACGCCGCTGACCTGCAGCGTATTATTGCCGAGGAAGAGGAGAAACTCTAG
- the hpf gene encoding ribosome hibernation-promoting factor, HPF/YfiA family, translating to MQIAVTFRHMETSEPVRAYIEEKVSRVKKYIDEPIDAQVAISVEKKIRHRAEVTIVAKGITIKGSEETNDMYAAIDNVVDKIERQLKRYKEKIKMHKPHAGKERQVQKSVLAAESIDEGQGEPVIIRTDSFPVKPMEVEEAVMQMDLLHKDFLVFTDARTEEVNVVYRRKDGNYGLIIPQAR from the coding sequence ATGCAAATTGCCGTTACATTCCGTCACATGGAAACGAGTGAGCCGGTTCGCGCTTATATCGAAGAGAAAGTCTCCCGGGTCAAGAAATACATCGACGAGCCGATCGATGCCCAGGTTGCCATCTCCGTCGAGAAAAAAATCCGTCACCGTGCCGAGGTGACCATCGTCGCCAAGGGGATCACCATCAAGGGGTCGGAAGAGACCAACGACATGTATGCGGCCATTGATAACGTGGTCGACAAGATTGAGCGTCAGCTCAAGCGTTACAAGGAAAAAATCAAGATGCACAAGCCCCACGCCGGAAAGGAGCGCCAGGTCCAGAAATCGGTGCTCGCGGCGGAAAGCATTGACGAGGGGCAGGGCGAACCGGTCATCATTCGGACCGACAGCTTCCCGGTCAAGCCGATGGAGGTGGAAGAGGCGGTCATGCAGATGGACCTGCTGCACAAGGATTTCCTGGTATTCACCGATGCCAGGACCGAAGAGGTCAATGTTGTATACCGGCGCAAGGACGGCAATTACGGTTTGATTATTCCCCAGGCAAGATAA
- the rpoN gene encoding RNA polymerase factor sigma-54, protein MALEIRQQLKLSQQLVMTPQLQQAIKLLQLSRMELVELVQQELEENPVLEEGAEEVQEAETAAAEAERTDESASASEEVKEVAGGDEGLNDIDWQTYLEGYNLGGTVADSYEEDEDRPSYENLLTKKSTLSDHLLWQLGLSRISGLQRLVATEIIGNIDDDGYLTATPEEIAGACGCTSGEVETVLGQVQAFDPPGVAARSLQECLLLQVRQLDMVGTLVETILRDFIGELENRKFQAIAKAVGATLDEVLGAAKVISQLDPKPGTPFGHDDVHYIIPDIFVYKIGEEYVVVLNDEGLPNLRINSFYRHALSGASSIDAKAGEYIQEKMRGAVWLIKSIHQRQRTIYKVTRSIVKFQRDFFDRGIEHLRPLVLRDVAEDIEMHESTISRVTTNKYVQTPQGLFELKYFFNSGINTTEGESVASESVKSKIRDIVAGENPKKPYSDQKIVDILKRHGIDIARRTVTKYREMLGIGSSTERKRLF, encoded by the coding sequence ATGGCCCTTGAAATCCGACAACAACTGAAACTGAGCCAGCAACTGGTGATGACTCCCCAGCTGCAGCAGGCGATCAAGCTTTTGCAGTTGTCACGCATGGAGCTGGTCGAACTGGTGCAGCAGGAACTGGAGGAGAATCCCGTCCTGGAAGAAGGCGCCGAGGAAGTCCAGGAAGCAGAAACCGCCGCGGCCGAGGCCGAGAGGACGGATGAGTCCGCATCCGCTTCCGAGGAAGTTAAGGAAGTTGCCGGTGGCGACGAGGGGTTGAATGATATCGACTGGCAGACCTACCTCGAAGGCTACAACCTTGGCGGTACGGTGGCCGACTCCTACGAAGAAGACGAAGATCGCCCCTCCTATGAAAACCTGCTGACCAAGAAGAGCACCCTTTCCGATCACCTCCTCTGGCAGTTGGGACTGTCGCGAATATCCGGGTTGCAGCGGCTGGTGGCTACCGAGATCATCGGCAACATCGATGACGACGGCTACCTGACCGCTACACCCGAAGAAATCGCCGGGGCCTGCGGCTGTACCAGCGGGGAGGTCGAGACCGTCCTGGGCCAGGTTCAGGCCTTCGACCCGCCCGGGGTGGCCGCGCGAAGCCTGCAGGAGTGCCTGCTGTTGCAGGTCCGGCAACTGGACATGGTCGGCACCCTGGTCGAGACCATTCTGCGGGATTTTATCGGTGAACTCGAAAACCGGAAATTCCAGGCGATTGCCAAGGCGGTCGGGGCGACTCTCGACGAGGTTCTGGGCGCGGCCAAGGTGATCAGCCAACTCGATCCCAAGCCGGGTACTCCTTTCGGCCATGACGATGTCCACTATATCATTCCGGATATCTTCGTCTACAAGATCGGCGAGGAGTATGTCGTCGTGCTCAATGACGAAGGACTGCCGAACCTGCGGATCAACTCCTTCTATCGCCATGCCCTCTCCGGCGCTTCGAGCATCGATGCCAAGGCCGGGGAATACATCCAGGAGAAGATGCGCGGCGCGGTCTGGCTGATCAAGAGTATCCATCAGCGCCAGCGGACCATCTACAAGGTCACCCGCAGCATCGTCAAGTTCCAGCGGGATTTCTTCGATCGGGGGATCGAGCACCTCCGCCCCCTGGTTCTGCGCGATGTCGCCGAAGACATCGAGATGCACGAATCGACGATCAGTCGGGTGACCACCAACAAGTATGTCCAGACCCCGCAGGGGCTCTTCGAACTCAAGTATTTCTTCAACAGCGGCATCAACACCACCGAAGGTGAGTCGGTGGCGTCGGAGAGCGTGAAGAGCAAGATTCGGGATATCGTTGCGGGAGAGAACCCCAAGAAGCCCTATTCGGACCAGAAGATTGTAGACATACTCAAGCGCCATGGCATCGATATCGCGCGCAGGACCGTCACCAAATACCGTGAAATGCTTGGGATCGGTTCTTCCACGGAACGCAAAAGGCTCTTCTAG